Proteins found in one Natronococcus occultus SP4 genomic segment:
- a CDS encoding thiamine pyrophosphate-requiring protein, whose translation MDVNQAIARTLKEEGVEYLFGFPSNPLFDTGAAEEEGIRTIITRQERTAVHMADAVGRLSSGNRVGAFACQHGPGTENSFGGVAQAYGESAPIVAIPAGYDEAKTDVDPKFNSLVNYQHVSKSCEQLTKPDAVGETMRRAFSAARNGRPRPAVVEVPKDVFYTDLSEEFEYQPTSSNRTGPDPNEVDEIADVLLAAENPVIFAGQGVHYAEGWDELRELAETLEAPVATSLNGKSAFPEDHPLSLGAASKSEPGQLAHFMREADVLFGIGCSFTDTAYGLTVPDGPTIVHSTLDSTDIDKDVESDYSLVGDAKLTLDALVDSVGAQVDDSRGRFDDVVGEIEDAREAWLDKWRPKLTADETPINPYRVINELTEVLNAEETIITHDAGNPRDFLAPFWESTEPLSYIGWGKTTQLGYGLGLAMGAKLLHPDKLCVNLMGDGAIGMTGLDFETAAREEIPILTIHLNNYEMAAYDTPFSGDFADVGEALGGYGERVEDPDEVGPAIERAVEQTESGTPALLEIITSKETELSRPDLE comes from the coding sequence ATGGACGTCAATCAAGCGATCGCACGTACCCTGAAAGAGGAAGGAGTAGAGTACCTGTTCGGATTCCCGAGCAACCCGCTTTTCGACACCGGTGCGGCCGAAGAGGAAGGGATTCGAACTATCATTACTAGACAGGAACGGACCGCTGTCCACATGGCCGACGCCGTCGGCCGACTGAGTTCGGGCAACCGCGTCGGCGCGTTCGCGTGCCAGCACGGTCCCGGAACGGAGAACTCGTTCGGCGGCGTCGCACAGGCCTACGGCGAGTCCGCACCGATCGTCGCGATTCCGGCCGGCTACGACGAGGCGAAGACCGACGTCGACCCCAAGTTCAACTCGCTGGTCAACTACCAGCACGTGAGCAAGTCCTGCGAGCAGCTGACCAAACCCGACGCTGTCGGTGAAACGATGCGTCGCGCGTTCAGCGCGGCCCGGAACGGTCGTCCGCGTCCGGCTGTCGTCGAAGTGCCCAAGGACGTCTTCTACACCGACCTCTCCGAGGAGTTCGAGTACCAGCCGACGTCGTCGAACCGAACCGGCCCCGATCCGAACGAAGTCGACGAGATCGCGGACGTTCTGCTGGCGGCCGAGAATCCCGTGATCTTCGCCGGGCAGGGCGTCCACTACGCCGAGGGGTGGGACGAGCTACGGGAGCTGGCCGAGACCCTCGAGGCACCCGTCGCGACCAGCCTCAACGGGAAAAGCGCCTTCCCGGAGGACCACCCGCTGTCGCTTGGCGCCGCCAGCAAGAGCGAACCGGGCCAGCTCGCACACTTTATGCGGGAGGCCGACGTCCTGTTCGGGATCGGCTGTAGCTTCACCGACACTGCCTACGGGCTCACCGTTCCCGACGGACCGACGATCGTCCACTCGACGCTCGACTCGACGGACATCGACAAGGACGTCGAATCCGACTACTCGCTGGTCGGCGACGCCAAGCTGACCCTGGACGCGCTGGTCGATTCGGTCGGGGCACAAGTCGACGACTCCCGCGGCCGGTTCGACGACGTCGTCGGCGAGATCGAGGACGCACGTGAGGCGTGGCTCGACAAGTGGCGACCGAAGCTCACCGCCGACGAGACGCCGATCAACCCCTACCGCGTGATCAACGAGCTCACCGAGGTCCTCAACGCCGAGGAGACGATCATTACCCACGACGCGGGCAACCCGCGGGACTTCCTGGCGCCGTTCTGGGAGTCGACCGAGCCGCTGTCGTACATCGGCTGGGGGAAGACGACCCAGCTCGGCTACGGGCTCGGCCTCGCAATGGGCGCGAAGCTGCTCCACCCCGACAAGCTCTGTGTCAATCTCATGGGCGACGGCGCGATCGGGATGACCGGGCTGGACTTCGAGACGGCCGCCCGCGAGGAGATCCCGATCCTGACGATCCACCTGAACAACTACGAGATGGCCGCCTACGACACGCCGTTCTCCGGGGACTTCGCCGACGTCGGCGAGGCGCTGGGCGGCTACGGCGAGCGCGTCGAGGACCCCGACGAGGTCGGGCCGGCGATCGAGCGCGCCGTCGAACAGACCGAGTCCGGCACGCCCGCGCTGCTCGAGATCATCACCTCGAAGGAGACCGAGCTCTCGCGGCCGGACCTCGAGTAG
- a CDS encoding CaiB/BaiF CoA transferase family protein, which produces MTGGPLADVSVVEMTGHRAGPFCGALLADMGADVVKIERPGVGDPARSQGIGPEGKSGYFMANNRNKRSVTLDLKTDAGTEAARELIASADVFVENFGYGVTDKLGIGYDEISEHNPEIVYASIKGYGETGPKRAQPGLDLILQAEGGIMSVTGPEDGEPVKVGQAIGDLTTGMFAAMGVLARLSERDRAEDADAFVGKFDVGLFDSIVTLLNEYLTEYSMDGSVPGPQGVTHQTLVPYQRFETADGAIVTGVPSDERWDDFVDLVGAEELREYPTNDDRQDNAERVTELIQAALEEESTEHWLEQLTAANFPCGPINDVADVVADEQTDARNLVVSHEDPDWGECLLPGHPINYPDHDAVVRSPAPRLGEHTEDVFDELADDQTTLEEWSEGGAFGD; this is translated from the coding sequence ATGACCGGGGGACCGCTCGCCGACGTCTCGGTAGTCGAGATGACCGGTCACCGTGCCGGACCGTTCTGTGGCGCGTTGCTCGCCGATATGGGCGCCGACGTCGTGAAGATCGAGCGGCCGGGCGTCGGCGACCCGGCCCGATCCCAGGGGATCGGCCCCGAGGGCAAGTCGGGTTATTTCATGGCGAACAACCGCAACAAGCGCTCGGTCACCCTCGATCTCAAGACCGACGCGGGCACGGAGGCCGCCCGCGAGCTGATCGCCAGCGCCGACGTGTTCGTCGAGAACTTCGGCTACGGCGTCACCGACAAGCTCGGGATCGGTTACGACGAGATCAGCGAGCACAATCCCGAGATCGTCTACGCCAGCATCAAGGGGTACGGCGAGACCGGTCCCAAGCGAGCCCAGCCGGGGCTCGATCTCATCCTCCAGGCCGAGGGCGGAATCATGAGCGTCACCGGCCCCGAGGACGGCGAGCCCGTCAAGGTCGGCCAGGCGATCGGCGATCTCACCACGGGGATGTTCGCCGCGATGGGCGTCCTCGCGCGGCTCTCCGAGCGCGACCGCGCCGAGGACGCCGACGCGTTCGTCGGCAAGTTCGACGTCGGCCTGTTCGACTCGATCGTCACCCTGCTCAACGAGTACCTCACGGAGTACTCGATGGACGGCTCCGTTCCCGGACCCCAGGGCGTGACCCACCAGACGCTCGTTCCCTACCAGCGCTTCGAGACCGCCGACGGCGCGATCGTCACCGGCGTCCCCAGCGACGAGCGCTGGGACGACTTCGTCGATCTCGTCGGCGCAGAGGAGCTGCGGGAGTACCCGACCAACGACGACCGCCAGGACAACGCCGAGCGCGTGACGGAGCTGATCCAGGCGGCCCTCGAGGAGGAGTCCACCGAGCACTGGCTCGAGCAGCTGACGGCTGCGAACTTCCCCTGTGGCCCGATCAACGATGTGGCCGACGTCGTCGCGGACGAGCAGACCGACGCCCGCAACCTCGTCGTTTCCCACGAGGACCCCGACTGGGGGGAGTGTCTACTACCGGGTCACCCGATCAACTACCCCGATCACGACGCCGTCGTGCGCTCGCCGGCGCCGCGGCTGGGCGAGCACACCGAGGACGTGTTCGACGAGCTCGCGGACGATCAGACGACCCTCGAGGAGTGGAGCGAGGGCGGCGCGTTCGGCGACTGA
- a CDS encoding enoyl-CoA hydratase/isomerase family protein has protein sequence MVSYSAYESITVDVDDGIATIEFHRPEVYNALNNEVMLDLKRAFDEIQLNRDIDAVVITGEGEDAFSAGADISQYAGTAEDHDPLQKDRQELFYEMYQKPYDCHAPVIAKINGYCVGGGLIFAMYCDLRIAVNDAKFGVPTANIGQIPTGGSTWRAVELVGEAKAKELVYTAGMIDADEAERIGLVNHAVPREELDETVDGIVDGIQDTGREAVKNSKRAINGAVHADSLETAREQEAEIWWEQFATDERRELVDEFNEGQ, from the coding sequence ATGGTTAGCTACAGTGCTTATGAAAGCATTACCGTCGACGTCGACGACGGGATCGCGACGATCGAGTTCCACCGTCCCGAGGTCTACAACGCGCTCAACAACGAGGTCATGCTCGATCTCAAGCGCGCGTTCGACGAGATCCAGCTGAACCGCGACATCGACGCCGTGGTGATTACCGGCGAGGGCGAGGACGCCTTCTCCGCGGGCGCCGACATCTCCCAGTACGCCGGGACGGCCGAGGACCACGACCCGCTCCAGAAGGACCGCCAGGAGCTGTTCTACGAGATGTACCAGAAGCCGTACGACTGTCACGCGCCGGTGATCGCGAAGATCAACGGCTACTGCGTCGGCGGCGGTCTGATCTTCGCGATGTACTGCGATCTTCGGATCGCCGTCAACGACGCGAAGTTCGGCGTGCCGACGGCGAACATCGGCCAGATCCCGACCGGCGGCTCGACCTGGCGGGCGGTCGAACTGGTCGGCGAGGCCAAGGCCAAAGAGCTCGTCTACACCGCAGGGATGATCGACGCCGACGAGGCCGAGCGGATCGGACTGGTCAACCACGCCGTCCCGCGCGAGGAGCTAGACGAGACCGTCGACGGGATCGTCGACGGGATCCAGGACACCGGCCGCGAGGCGGTGAAAAACTCCAAGCGCGCGATCAACGGCGCGGTACACGCCGACAGTCTCGAGACGGCGCGGGAACAGGAGGCCGAGATCTGGTGGGAGCAGTTCGCCACCGACGAGCGCCGCGAGCTGGTCGACGAGTTCAACGAGGGACAATGA